The Streptomyces sp. NBC_01244 genome contains a region encoding:
- a CDS encoding bifunctional glycosyltransferase/CDP-glycerol:glycerophosphate glycerophosphotransferase, whose amino-acid sequence MHVPDVSVVVIVYNDAERLPAAVQSVLDQTLHGVEVVIVDDCSKDGSYAVAQKLETAHPGRVRAFQLPENSGGCGAPRNHGIQQATGTYVMFLDSDDVLERNACRNMLDAAERTGSDLVSGMCVRVHLDSRSGKTTEWYPWIYSRTRTLESITEYPDLLVYDTLSTNKCYRRAFLLEQGLEFPVGIHYEDLLFSAQAYVAARRITLIPNHVYYWNVIEKASAKSISNRRHEIENFVHRMEIHRRVDELLAARGHAEIKSAKDIKFLKHDLVLHLRDLPLLDDAYRQEFARLANGYLAGIDPAAYDSVSNLQAICAYLLGKEDWDNLLPAADAMTNQGRLTSPLAERYGRVYWCEQHIDGPDAETARRILDVTNQPYAGAPLSSLTLGNRLTAYEDDGRGTVTLSGAVVNPLGRIRPDVELKASLEFRARRQIGVRSFSFPVATVRHAGDTIEWQTTADIGSTVRPLGIIDAVWDVRLKLTAGPDRLTTRVSVGGADLEKAARLRVRPRLTRLVSDRFEPEMTKKGNLSYVLTAEGAAAVRTQTLIDGAMHGKAAGMVKRSLRKALRARRNFGSGEQKVKVYHEVFSKLPIKKGTVVFESHMGKQYSDSPRAIYEELVRSGAQIEAIWSYAGAKPTGFPPEATLVRRWSWAYLRALAQAEYWIDNQGFPLALTKRPGTTYIQTWHGSALKRMGFHEPRTKAQDRAGQGRFQAAIDRFDHFLIRSEHDARTLAKGFRLRDEVLLRTGYPRNDALVAAHRAEANSGERVRGALAGEFGIDPEKKVLLYAPTFRAKADGTVEGFKFPFDVEEFADRLGDRFTLLVRTHYLNNVTLPPSVAGRVIDVSRHHDITPLLALADGLITDYSSVMFDYAVLDRPMLFFAYDYEKYANDIRGTYFDLKEKAPGPVVATADELLQALAAFDEADAKYAEARQRFLAEFGEYDRGDAARRIVEKFFTRSGK is encoded by the coding sequence GTGCACGTGCCTGACGTCTCCGTGGTCGTCATCGTCTACAACGACGCAGAGCGTCTTCCGGCAGCAGTCCAGTCGGTGTTGGACCAGACCCTGCACGGGGTCGAAGTCGTGATCGTCGACGACTGCAGCAAGGACGGGTCCTACGCGGTCGCCCAGAAGCTCGAGACCGCGCATCCGGGGAGGGTGCGCGCCTTCCAGCTGCCGGAGAACAGCGGGGGCTGCGGCGCCCCGCGCAATCACGGCATCCAGCAGGCCACCGGAACGTACGTCATGTTCCTGGACAGCGATGACGTACTGGAACGCAACGCCTGCCGCAACATGCTGGACGCCGCCGAGCGGACCGGGTCCGACCTGGTTTCGGGCATGTGCGTCAGGGTCCACCTCGACAGCCGTTCGGGCAAGACCACCGAGTGGTATCCGTGGATCTACTCGCGCACCCGCACGCTCGAGTCGATCACCGAGTACCCCGACCTGCTGGTCTACGACACCCTCTCCACGAACAAGTGCTACCGGCGCGCGTTCCTGCTGGAGCAGGGCCTCGAGTTCCCGGTCGGCATCCACTACGAGGACCTGCTCTTCTCCGCACAGGCCTACGTCGCCGCCCGCCGCATCACGCTCATCCCGAACCACGTTTACTACTGGAACGTGATCGAGAAGGCCTCGGCGAAGTCGATCAGCAACCGGCGCCACGAGATCGAGAACTTCGTCCACCGGATGGAGATCCACCGCCGCGTCGACGAACTGCTGGCGGCCAGGGGCCACGCGGAGATCAAGTCCGCGAAGGACATCAAGTTCCTCAAGCACGACCTGGTGCTCCACCTGCGGGACCTGCCCCTGCTCGATGACGCCTACCGCCAGGAGTTCGCCCGGCTCGCCAACGGCTATCTGGCCGGCATCGACCCGGCCGCGTACGACAGCGTCAGCAACCTCCAGGCCATCTGCGCCTACCTGCTCGGCAAGGAGGACTGGGACAACCTCCTGCCCGCCGCCGACGCCATGACCAACCAGGGCCGGCTCACCTCCCCGCTCGCCGAGCGGTACGGGCGCGTCTACTGGTGCGAACAGCACATCGACGGCCCCGACGCCGAGACGGCCCGCCGGATACTGGACGTCACCAACCAGCCCTACGCCGGTGCGCCGCTCTCCTCCCTCACGCTGGGCAACCGCCTGACCGCGTACGAGGACGACGGCCGCGGCACCGTGACCCTGTCGGGTGCCGTGGTGAACCCGCTCGGCCGGATCCGCCCGGACGTGGAGCTGAAGGCCTCGCTGGAGTTCCGCGCCCGCCGTCAGATCGGCGTCCGCTCCTTCAGCTTCCCGGTGGCAACCGTTCGGCACGCCGGCGACACGATCGAGTGGCAGACCACGGCCGACATCGGCAGCACCGTCCGCCCGCTCGGCATCATCGACGCGGTCTGGGACGTACGCCTGAAGCTGACGGCCGGCCCCGACCGGCTCACCACCCGCGTCTCCGTCGGCGGGGCCGACCTGGAGAAGGCGGCCCGGCTGCGCGTGCGCCCGAGGCTGACCCGGCTGGTCTCCGACCGCTTCGAGCCGGAGATGACCAAGAAGGGCAACCTCTCCTACGTCCTGACCGCCGAGGGCGCCGCCGCCGTGCGCACCCAGACGCTGATCGACGGCGCGATGCACGGCAAGGCCGCCGGAATGGTCAAGCGGAGCCTTCGCAAGGCCCTGCGGGCACGGCGCAACTTCGGCTCGGGCGAGCAGAAGGTGAAGGTCTACCACGAGGTCTTCTCGAAGCTGCCCATCAAGAAGGGCACGGTCGTCTTCGAGAGCCACATGGGCAAGCAGTACAGCGACAGCCCGCGGGCGATCTACGAGGAGCTGGTGCGCTCCGGCGCTCAGATCGAGGCGATCTGGTCCTACGCGGGCGCCAAGCCCACCGGCTTCCCCCCGGAGGCCACCCTGGTGCGGCGCTGGAGCTGGGCCTACCTGCGGGCGCTGGCGCAGGCCGAGTACTGGATCGACAACCAGGGCTTCCCGCTGGCGCTGACCAAGCGCCCCGGGACCACGTACATCCAGACCTGGCACGGCTCGGCGCTCAAGCGCATGGGCTTCCACGAGCCCCGCACCAAGGCGCAGGACCGTGCCGGCCAGGGCCGCTTCCAGGCGGCCATCGACCGCTTCGACCACTTCCTGATCCGCTCCGAGCACGACGCCCGCACCCTCGCCAAGGGTTTCCGGCTGCGTGACGAGGTGCTGCTGCGTACCGGCTACCCGCGCAACGACGCCCTGGTCGCGGCCCACCGTGCCGAGGCGAACAGTGGCGAGCGGGTCCGAGGCGCCCTGGCGGGCGAGTTCGGGATCGACCCGGAGAAGAAGGTGCTGCTGTACGCGCCGACCTTCCGGGCGAAGGCGGACGGCACGGTGGAGGGCTTCAAGTTCCCCTTCGACGTGGAGGAGTTCGCCGACCGGCTCGGCGACCGCTTCACGCTGCTGGTGCGCACCCACTACCTCAACAACGTCACGCTGCCGCCGTCGGTCGCGGGCCGGGTCATCGACGTGTCCCGCCACCACGACATCACACCGCTGCTGGCGCTCGCCGACGGGCTGATCACCGACTACTCGTCCGTGATGTTCGACTACGCGGTCCTGGACCGGCCGATGCTGTTCTTCGCGTACGACTACGAGAAGTACGCGAACGACATCCGCGGCACGTACTTCGACCTCAAGGAGAAGGCCCCGGGCCCGGTGGTCGCCACCGCGGACGAGCTGCTCCAGGCCCTCGCCGCCTTCGACGAGGCGGATGCCAAGTACGCCGAGGCGCGCCAGCGTTTCCTCGCCGAGTTCGGCGAGTACGACCGCGGGGACGCGGCCCGCCGGATCGTCGAGAAGTTCTTCACCAGGAGCGGCAAGTGA
- the proB gene encoding glutamate 5-kinase: MSAARQDVLDARRIVVKVGSSSLTTAAGGLDADRVDALVDVLAKARSGGEKEIVLVSSGAIAAGLSPLGLRRRPTDLARQQAAASVGQGLLVARYTASFARYGVRVGQVLLTTDDTSRRAHYRNAYRTLDQLLAMGALPVVNENDTVATDEIRFGDNDRLAALVAHLVRADLLVLLSDVDGLYDGDPSQPGTSRIDEVHGPEDIAHVTIGSVGKAGVGTGGMATKVEAARIAAAAGIPVVLTSASQAADALAGRATGTLFHSTGRRSTDRLLWLQHASTPQGHLVLDEGAVRAVTERGSSLLPAGIASVEGDFVAGDPVELRSADGRAVARGLVNFDAKELPQLLGRSTRELARELGPEYEREVVHRDDLVLLQG, translated from the coding sequence GTGTCAGCGGCTAGGCAGGACGTGCTCGACGCGCGCAGGATCGTGGTCAAGGTCGGCTCCTCCTCCCTGACCACGGCGGCCGGCGGACTCGACGCCGACCGGGTGGACGCGCTGGTCGACGTACTGGCCAAGGCGCGCAGCGGCGGCGAGAAGGAGATCGTCCTGGTCTCCAGCGGAGCCATCGCCGCCGGACTCTCCCCGCTCGGCCTGCGCCGCCGCCCCACCGACCTGGCCCGCCAGCAGGCCGCCGCGAGCGTCGGCCAGGGCCTGCTCGTCGCCCGCTACACCGCTTCCTTCGCCCGGTACGGCGTACGCGTCGGCCAGGTGCTCCTCACCACCGACGACACGAGCCGGCGCGCGCACTACCGCAACGCCTACCGGACCCTGGACCAGCTCCTGGCCATGGGGGCGCTGCCCGTCGTCAACGAGAACGACACCGTCGCCACCGACGAGATCCGCTTCGGCGACAACGACCGCCTCGCCGCACTCGTGGCCCACCTGGTCCGCGCCGACCTCCTCGTCCTGCTCTCGGACGTCGACGGCCTCTACGACGGCGACCCGTCCCAGCCCGGCACCAGCCGCATCGACGAGGTGCACGGCCCCGAGGACATCGCCCACGTCACCATCGGCAGCGTCGGCAAGGCGGGCGTCGGCACCGGCGGCATGGCCACCAAGGTCGAGGCGGCGCGCATCGCCGCGGCCGCCGGCATCCCGGTCGTGCTCACCTCGGCGAGCCAGGCCGCGGACGCCCTGGCCGGGCGGGCCACCGGCACCCTCTTCCACTCCACCGGACGCCGCTCGACGGACCGGCTCCTGTGGCTCCAGCACGCCTCGACCCCCCAGGGACACCTCGTCCTGGACGAGGGAGCCGTCCGCGCGGTGACCGAACGCGGAAGCTCGCTCCTGCCCGCCGGCATCGCCTCGGTCGAGGGCGACTTCGTCGCCGGGGACCCCGTGGAACTGCGCTCGGCCGACGGCCGGGCAGTGGCGCGCGGCCTCGTCAACTTCGACGCCAAGGAGCTCCCGCAGCTCCTCGGCCGCTCCACGCGCGAGCTCGCGCGGGAACTCGGACCCGAGTACGAGCGGGAGGTCGTCCACCGCGACGATCTGGTCCTGCTGCAGGGCTGA
- the nadD gene encoding nicotinate-nucleotide adenylyltransferase: MGEQEMPTGPVKRRLGVMGGTFDPIHHGHLVAASEVAALFHLDEVMFVPTGEPWQKSQRAVSSAEDRYLMTVIATASNPQFSVSRIDIDRGGPTYTIDTLRDLSALNDDADLFFITGADALAQILTWRNAEELFALAHFIGVTRPGHVLTDDGLPEGGVSLVEVPALAISSTDCRARVAKGDPVWYLVPDGVVRYIDKRELYRGA, from the coding sequence ATGGGAGAGCAGGAAATGCCTACCGGCCCGGTCAAGCGCAGGCTCGGGGTGATGGGCGGGACATTCGATCCGATCCACCACGGACACCTGGTGGCCGCCAGCGAGGTGGCCGCGCTGTTCCACCTCGACGAGGTGATGTTCGTACCGACCGGCGAGCCGTGGCAGAAGTCGCAGCGGGCCGTGTCGTCCGCCGAGGACCGGTACCTGATGACGGTCATCGCGACTGCCTCGAACCCGCAGTTCTCGGTGAGCCGCATCGACATCGACCGCGGCGGCCCGACGTACACGATCGACACCCTGAGGGACCTGAGCGCCCTCAACGACGACGCCGACCTCTTCTTCATCACCGGCGCCGACGCCCTTGCACAGATCCTGACCTGGCGGAACGCCGAGGAGCTCTTCGCCCTCGCGCACTTCATCGGCGTCACCCGGCCGGGCCACGTGCTCACCGACGACGGCTTGCCCGAGGGCGGCGTCTCGCTCGTCGAGGTTCCGGCGCTGGCCATTTCGTCCACGGACTGCCGTGCCCGCGTGGCCAAGGGGGATCCTGTCTGGTACCTCGTGCCCGACGGCGTGGTTCGCTACATCGACAAGCGTGAGCTGTACCGGGGAGCCTGA
- a CDS encoding SCO2584 family spore wall biosynthesis protein, with product MPDDVGGKPFPDDGEPDDDRGGADKDFASVVFDEDFVRNAEIREPSAAERQRAGERARAEAAEAARAAFAGGWTGDEDYDAYAYGGADGYHSEDSGWEHGHGAPSAEGPYGAYGGSLRPYRGRSPWLRPVAWVLAFVMGLGMIALAFSAVYRSAASDAEPAPAPASTPLGEVTGAGAFMDRAIRQP from the coding sequence GTGCCGGACGACGTGGGGGGCAAACCGTTCCCGGACGACGGGGAGCCCGACGACGACCGCGGAGGCGCGGACAAGGACTTCGCCTCCGTGGTGTTCGACGAGGACTTCGTCCGGAACGCCGAGATCCGTGAACCGAGCGCCGCAGAGCGCCAGCGGGCCGGCGAGCGGGCGCGCGCCGAGGCGGCCGAGGCCGCCCGCGCCGCCTTCGCGGGCGGCTGGACGGGCGACGAGGACTACGACGCGTACGCCTACGGCGGCGCCGACGGCTACCACTCCGAGGACTCCGGCTGGGAACACGGCCACGGAGCCCCCTCCGCGGAGGGCCCCTACGGCGCGTACGGCGGCAGCCTGCGCCCCTACCGCGGCCGCTCGCCGTGGCTGCGCCCCGTCGCGTGGGTGCTCGCCTTCGTGATGGGCCTCGGGATGATCGCGCTCGCCTTCAGCGCCGTGTACCGCAGCGCGGCGAGCGACGCGGAACCGGCTCCGGCCCCCGCCAGCACCCCGTTGGGCGAAGTCACCGGCGCCGGAGCGTTTATGGACCGCGCCATCCGCCAACCCTGA
- a CDS encoding SCO2583 family membrane protein: MAMPGDPPNGTPEGAGGADDEFRADEYRSVVFDEDFVRAARLQEFSAQERMGEHARAVRSRSIWSSGGGHPGSRTGSRGGAARQGRIIVLCIALALAGAVYMGLRNPYVPPAGHPAEAMSSTVVPLAPSEPVPGGRPADLYAQSPAAQYRIGAAGITLPGVRRTRHFSDEQVQTALTIAKDYLVQSSLDPDVLSGEASRPVRVLLDPDQLTQFDQSMLAPAGNGRHAVTGWLVRFDPATAVVADTRVRVSGVLAAAETAPNALEVTSDHTFVYAVRPATGQPAAADGASLFTVRRELRLRFDRDDLTARRAELVSAYVMAGPQACSADPAGGFRPLTAGAGPTTTGPAATDPYASGSPRRTAGLCGVLAPTPTAEPPRTQSPASPAAPGQGVSPAP, encoded by the coding sequence ATGGCCATGCCAGGAGATCCGCCGAACGGCACCCCCGAGGGCGCCGGCGGGGCCGACGACGAGTTCCGGGCCGACGAGTACCGGTCGGTGGTGTTCGACGAGGACTTCGTCCGGGCTGCCCGGCTCCAGGAGTTCTCCGCACAGGAGCGCATGGGCGAGCACGCCCGCGCCGTACGGAGCCGGTCGATCTGGTCGAGCGGCGGAGGCCATCCCGGATCCCGGACCGGCTCCCGCGGCGGGGCGGCCCGGCAGGGCCGGATCATCGTGCTCTGCATCGCCCTGGCGCTCGCCGGCGCCGTCTACATGGGGCTGCGCAATCCCTACGTGCCGCCCGCCGGGCACCCGGCCGAGGCGATGAGCAGCACCGTCGTCCCGCTCGCGCCCTCCGAGCCCGTCCCGGGCGGCCGGCCCGCCGACCTGTACGCGCAGAGTCCGGCGGCCCAGTACCGCATCGGGGCGGCCGGGATCACCTTGCCCGGTGTGCGCCGTACCCGGCACTTCAGTGACGAGCAGGTCCAAACCGCGCTGACCATCGCCAAGGACTACCTGGTGCAGTCCTCACTGGACCCCGATGTCCTGTCCGGCGAGGCCTCCCGGCCGGTGCGGGTGCTGCTCGACCCCGACCAGCTGACGCAGTTCGACCAGAGCATGCTCGCGCCCGCCGGCAACGGGCGGCACGCCGTCACCGGCTGGCTGGTCCGCTTCGACCCGGCGACCGCCGTGGTGGCCGACACCCGGGTCCGGGTCAGCGGGGTCCTCGCCGCCGCGGAGACCGCCCCGAACGCGCTGGAGGTCACCTCCGACCACACCTTCGTCTACGCGGTGCGCCCGGCCACCGGCCAGCCGGCAGCGGCGGACGGGGCCTCGCTCTTCACCGTCCGCCGGGAGCTGCGGCTGCGCTTCGACCGCGACGACCTCACGGCCCGGCGGGCGGAGCTCGTCTCGGCCTACGTGATGGCGGGCCCGCAGGCCTGTTCGGCCGACCCGGCCGGAGGCTTCCGCCCGCTGACGGCGGGCGCCGGGCCGACCACCACCGGCCCGGCGGCGACCGACCCGTACGCCAGCGGCAGTCCGCGCCGCACGGCCGGGCTGTGCGGGGTGCTCGCACCGACGCCCACCGCGGAGCCACCGCGGACGCAGTCCCCGGCGTCCCCGGCCGCCCCGGGGCAGGGCGTCAGCCCTGCTCCGTAG
- a CDS encoding GtrA family protein: MSRTTDGRPATDRKTQLGQIVRFGLVGGVNTGTFYVLYLLLHPWMPYFAAYSLAFVLAMVGSFFMNTYFTYRTRPTWKKFLLFPLTNITNFVVQSVGLYALVSWAGMNTKIAPLVAAVVAIPFTFVISRKILIPGTADAAGEPEQAQSASTV, from the coding sequence ATGTCCCGCACGACGGACGGGCGGCCCGCCACCGACCGGAAGACCCAGCTCGGCCAGATCGTCCGGTTCGGTCTGGTCGGCGGGGTCAACACCGGAACCTTCTACGTCCTCTACCTGCTCCTGCACCCGTGGATGCCGTACTTCGCCGCCTACTCCCTCGCCTTCGTGCTGGCGATGGTCGGCTCGTTCTTCATGAACACCTACTTCACCTACCGGACCCGGCCGACCTGGAAGAAGTTCCTGCTCTTCCCGCTGACCAACATCACGAACTTCGTGGTCCAGTCCGTCGGCCTGTACGCCCTGGTGAGCTGGGCCGGCATGAACACCAAGATCGCGCCGCTGGTCGCGGCCGTCGTGGCGATCCCCTTCACCTTCGTCATCTCCCGCAAGATCCTCATTCCCGGGACGGCCGACGCGGCCGGAGAACCGGAGCAGGCCCAGAGCGCGTCCACGGTCTGA
- a CDS encoding M48 family metallopeptidase produces MTGTGFEKAPARDRRRFPGISSRAYEHPADRSALVALRKLTGFDTVFKTLSGLLPERSLRLLFLSDSVRVGETQFPHLHAMLLDACYILDLEKVPQMYVQQDPKPNAMCIGLDEPIIVVTTALVELLDEEEMRAVVGHEVGHALSGHAVYRTILLFLTTLALKVAWIPLGNVAIMGLVTALREWFRKSELSADRAGLLVGQDVHASMRGLMKLAGGNHLHEMNVDAFLAQAEEYEKSGDLRDSVLKILNVLPRTHPFTTVRAAELKKWSQNRDHQRIMDGHYPRREDDKDTSVTDSFRQSAAHYADTVRTSKDPLLKLVGDIAGGTADLGGKLRDKFSGMGAAGAGGASGTSGGAGDGENKDTGKGGATEQG; encoded by the coding sequence ATGACGGGGACGGGATTCGAGAAGGCACCGGCGCGGGACCGCAGGAGGTTCCCCGGTATTTCCTCACGGGCGTACGAGCATCCGGCGGACCGGTCCGCGCTCGTGGCCCTGCGCAAGCTGACCGGTTTCGACACGGTCTTCAAGACGCTGAGCGGGCTGCTGCCCGAGCGCAGTCTGAGATTGCTCTTCCTCTCGGACTCCGTCCGGGTGGGCGAGACGCAGTTCCCGCACCTGCACGCGATGCTCCTGGACGCCTGCTACATCCTGGACCTGGAGAAGGTCCCGCAGATGTACGTCCAGCAGGACCCGAAGCCCAACGCCATGTGCATCGGGCTGGACGAGCCGATCATCGTGGTCACCACGGCCCTCGTCGAGCTCCTCGACGAGGAGGAGATGCGGGCGGTGGTGGGCCACGAGGTGGGTCACGCGCTGTCGGGGCACGCCGTGTACCGCACGATCCTGCTGTTCCTGACGACCCTGGCGCTCAAGGTCGCGTGGATCCCGCTGGGCAATGTGGCGATCATGGGGCTCGTGACGGCGCTGCGCGAGTGGTTCCGCAAGTCGGAGCTGTCCGCGGACCGGGCCGGGCTGCTGGTGGGACAGGACGTGCACGCCTCGATGCGCGGGCTGATGAAGCTCGCGGGCGGCAACCACCTCCACGAGATGAATGTCGACGCGTTCCTCGCCCAGGCCGAGGAGTACGAGAAGAGCGGCGATCTGCGCGACTCCGTCCTGAAGATCCTCAACGTGCTGCCCCGGACGCACCCCTTCACCACGGTGCGGGCGGCCGAGCTGAAGAAGTGGTCGCAGAACCGGGACCACCAGCGGATCATGGACGGCCACTACCCGCGGCGCGAGGACGACAAGGACACCTCGGTGACCGACTCCTTCCGGCAGTCCGCCGCGCACTACGCCGACACGGTGCGCACGAGCAAGGACCCGCTGCTGAAGCTGGTCGGCGACATCGCCGGCGGCACGGCGGACCTGGGCGGCAAGCTGCGGGACAAGTTTTCGGGCATGGGTGCCGCGGGTGCGGGCGGCGCTTCGGGCACCAGCGGCGGCGCCGGCGACGGCGAGAACAAGGACACCGGCAAGGGCGGGGCTACGGAGCAGGGCTGA
- a CDS encoding glutamate-5-semialdehyde dehydrogenase: MTSLDAATSPVLATAQRSRTAAAAIAPLPRSAKDKALLAIADALEARTAEIVEANAVDTAKAAAAGTSETVIDRLTLTPDRIAAIASDVRDVAALPDPVGEVVRGSTLPNGIDLRQIRVPLGVVGIIYEARPNVTVDAAALCLKSGNAVLLRGSSSAYASNTALVAILRDAVASAGLPADAIQLVPGESRDSVRELMRARGLVDVLIPRGGASLIKTVVEESIVPVIETGTGNCHVYVDAEADLAMAVDILVNSKAQRPSVCNSAETLLVHRDIADAFLPLALDALADAGVTVHGDERVLAYAQDSKVTALPATDEDWAAEYLSYDIAAGVVDSLDGAVAHIRRWTSGHTEAIVTTSQAAARLFTQLVDSTTVAVNASTRFTDGGQFGFGAEIGISTQKLHARGPMGLPELTSTKYIVTGDGHVR; this comes from the coding sequence ATGACCTCGCTCGATGCCGCCACCTCGCCCGTCCTCGCCACCGCGCAGCGGTCCCGTACCGCCGCCGCGGCCATCGCCCCCCTCCCGCGGTCCGCCAAGGACAAGGCCCTGCTGGCCATCGCGGACGCGCTGGAGGCCCGTACGGCCGAGATCGTCGAGGCCAACGCCGTCGACACGGCGAAGGCGGCCGCAGCCGGAACCAGTGAGACCGTCATCGACCGTCTCACCCTCACCCCCGACCGCATCGCGGCCATCGCCTCCGACGTCCGTGACGTCGCGGCCCTGCCCGACCCCGTCGGCGAGGTCGTCCGCGGCTCCACCCTCCCCAACGGGATCGACCTCCGCCAGATCCGCGTCCCGCTCGGCGTCGTCGGCATCATCTACGAGGCCCGCCCCAACGTCACCGTCGACGCCGCCGCCCTCTGCCTGAAGTCCGGCAACGCCGTCCTCCTGCGCGGCTCCTCCTCGGCCTACGCCTCCAACACCGCCCTCGTGGCCATCCTGCGCGACGCCGTCGCATCGGCCGGCCTCCCCGCCGATGCCATCCAGCTCGTACCCGGAGAGTCCCGCGACTCCGTCCGCGAGCTGATGCGCGCCCGCGGCCTCGTCGACGTCCTCATCCCGCGCGGCGGCGCCTCGCTCATCAAGACCGTCGTCGAGGAATCCATCGTCCCGGTCATCGAGACCGGTACCGGCAACTGCCACGTCTACGTGGACGCCGAGGCCGACCTGGCCATGGCCGTGGACATCCTCGTCAACTCCAAGGCCCAACGCCCCTCCGTCTGCAACTCCGCGGAGACCCTGCTCGTACACCGGGACATCGCCGACGCCTTCCTGCCGCTCGCCCTGGACGCCCTCGCCGACGCCGGGGTGACCGTGCACGGAGACGAGCGGGTGCTCGCGTACGCGCAGGACTCCAAGGTCACCGCCCTCCCCGCCACCGACGAGGACTGGGCCGCCGAGTACCTCTCGTACGACATCGCCGCCGGTGTCGTCGACTCCCTCGACGGGGCCGTCGCCCACATCCGCCGCTGGACCTCCGGCCACACCGAGGCGATCGTGACCACCTCGCAGGCCGCCGCGCGCCTCTTCACCCAGCTGGTCGACTCGACCACGGTTGCCGTGAATGCCTCCACCCGGTTCACGGACGGTGGCCAGTTCGGCTTCGGCGCGGAGATCGGCATCTCCACGCAGAAGCTGCACGCCCGGGGCCCGATGGGGCTGCCCGAGCTCACCTCGACCAAGTACATCGTCACCGGCGACGGTCACGTACGGTAG
- a CDS encoding glycosyltransferase family 2 protein, translating to MKLSVVVPCYNEEAVIDSFDTEIRKVLDALPVEYEVCYVDDGSRDGTLEKLRKIAAQHTDRTRYVSFSRNFGKEAGMLAGLREATGDAVVIMDADLQHPPELIATMLDYYRQGHDQIIARRTREGDKKLRSALSRLYYRGVNRWVDVELTDGVGDFRLLSRPAVDALLSLPEYNRFSKGLFSWIGFDTVHFDYRNAQREAGETKWKFGALLNYGMDGLISFNNRPLRIGIWSGVSLVALTVLYALFITVMAMTNGVESPGYVTIVALIAGLGGVQMIMLGLIGEYIGRIYYETKRRPHFLVKESHGTDRTGNPTDIRDAQLPEAEAVIAERSN from the coding sequence ATGAAGCTGTCGGTAGTAGTCCCTTGCTACAACGAGGAAGCTGTCATCGACAGCTTCGACACGGAGATCCGCAAGGTTCTGGATGCTCTGCCCGTCGAGTACGAGGTCTGCTACGTCGATGACGGCAGCCGCGACGGAACCCTCGAAAAGCTCCGCAAGATCGCGGCGCAGCACACGGACCGGACCCGGTACGTCTCCTTCAGCCGGAACTTCGGCAAGGAGGCCGGCATGCTCGCGGGCCTGCGCGAGGCCACCGGCGACGCCGTGGTCATCATGGACGCGGACCTCCAGCACCCGCCGGAGCTCATCGCCACCATGCTCGACTACTACCGGCAGGGCCACGACCAGATCATCGCCCGCCGCACCCGCGAAGGGGACAAGAAGCTCCGCTCGGCGCTGAGCCGCCTCTACTACCGGGGCGTCAACCGCTGGGTCGACGTGGAGCTCACCGACGGCGTCGGCGACTTCCGGCTGCTGTCCCGCCCGGCCGTGGACGCGCTGCTGTCGCTGCCCGAGTACAACCGCTTCTCCAAGGGCCTGTTCTCCTGGATCGGCTTCGACACGGTCCACTTCGACTACCGCAACGCGCAGCGCGAGGCCGGCGAGACGAAGTGGAAGTTCGGCGCCCTGCTGAACTACGGCATGGACGGGCTCATCTCGTTCAACAACCGGCCGCTGCGCATCGGCATCTGGTCGGGCGTGTCGCTGGTGGCCCTGACGGTGCTCTACGCCCTGTTCATCACCGTCATGGCGATGACCAACGGGGTGGAGTCCCCGGGTTACGTCACGATCGTGGCGCTCATCGCGGGCCTGGGCGGCGTTCAGATGATCATGCTGGGCCTGATCGGCGAGTACATCGGCCGCATCTACTACGAGACCAAGCGCCGGCCGCACTTCCTGGTGAAGGAGTCGCACGGCACCGACCGGACGGGCAACCCCACCGACATCCGCGACGCGCAGCTGCCGGAGGCCGAGGCCGTGATCGCCGAGCGAAGCAACTGA